GAAGGCGTTGCTGACCGGCAGGACCATGGCCCGGCCCTTGAGGGGCTCCGCGCTGGCGCAGACGACGTCCACGGCCTGGGCGTGGCCGCTGATCACGAATTGGGCCGGAGTATTGTAGTTGGCGATGCGGATTTCCCGACCGGTCTGGACGGCGGCCGCCGCGACAAGTCCTTCGACCTTGGCTTGATCGAGCTTGAGGATGGCGGCCATGCGACCGTCCTGGTTGGTGGCCTCGTCCATGAGCTTGCCACGCAGGCAGACCAGCTCCAGCATCTGGTCCACGGACAGGACCGAGACCGCGCACAGGGCCGCGTATTCGCCCAGGCTGTGCCCGGCCACGGCCGCTGGTTCGATTTTTGACGCCACGAAACGCCACAGGGCGATATTGACAACGGCCAGGGCGGGTTGCAGATTCCGCGTCACGGCCATGGCCGTCTCGTCGCTGTCCCAATATATTTCGCGCAGCGGCAGGCCGCTCAGGGCTTCCGCTTTTTTCCACAGATCCATGGCCTCGGACCACTGCTCGGCCACGTCCCGACCCATCCCGGGTTCCTGGGAACCCTGGCCGGGAAATACGATGCTTATACCTTGCATGAAACCTCCAACATTTGAGCTGCGCTGCTTGTATCCGTAGCCTCCATGCAGGTAAAGGGGTGAAATCCCCCTTCGCCGCATACCGGAAAACCGCATGAATCACATTCCCATTGAATCCGAAGTGAACGATCTGGCCCGCGCCTTGGGCCGTGCCTTGCGAGACGAAGAATGCCACCTGCTGACCATGTATCTGGGCCTTTTGGTCAAATGGAACGCGCGCATGAATCTCGTCGGACCGTCAACCTGGGCCGACGTGCTGACAACCCTGATCCAGGATTCCTGGCATCTGGCCGATCTGCTGGCCGATCTCGAACCGCCGCGTGAAACGTTGGATCTGGGCGCTGGCGCCGGATTGCCGGGAATCCCGCTGCGGGTGTTTTGGCGGGAAGGCGAGTATTTCCTGGTGGAGCCAAGGCAAAAGCGGGCCATTTTCATGGAGCAGGCCGTGGTTTCCATGGGATTGCCCCGGACCAGGGTGCTGTGCGCCCGCATGGAGAACCTGCCCCCGGCGCGACGCGCGGCGGACCTGATCGTCAGCCGGGCCTTCAAACCCTGGCGGGCATTGCTGACCGAGGTGAGCGGCTATCTGGCTCCGGGTGGCCGGGTTCTGATCATGAGCAACGACGCCCGCCCCGACGGGACGGTTGACGGTTATGCTCTGGAAACCACGCGCGAATATGCGGTGGCGGGAAAAAAACGGTATCTCTGGTTATTGTCGCTTGTCCGGGAAGACTTCTGAAAGGTGCGGCATGAGGAGCTTGGTGGCCACCTTGTCCACTTCCTCGGCCAAGTCCATGAACCGTTCCAGATATTCCAGGATTTCCATTTTGCGGTCCTCGGCGGAATAGCCATAGTCTTCCTCCAGACGACCGGAGGTGAGGTATTCCTCGAATTCGTTCAAGAACTTTTCGTTGAGCATGTGACCTCCCCGGGGTGATGGCGTGGTCCTGAACCCCACGCCGGTATAAAACGGACGAAAAAGAGGGCCTCAGCGGCGTGCTGAGACCCTCTTTTCTGTTCGTGGTGCCGAAGGGGAGACTCGAACTCCCATGGGGGAACCCCCACTAGACCCTGAACCTAGCGTGTCTACCAATTCCACCACTTCGGCTCGGCATGAAGAAACTTCAGTATGCGACATGGACGCGCTTGGCAAGTTCTATTTCATTTCAGGCCGGAGCGTGGACCTGGCAGCAAGGAGTCGACATCGAAGTAATGGCCGCGCACGCACTGCGTGTAGGCGGTCACGTCGGCGGCGGCAATGGCCTCGTACATGGTCCGATGCTTTTCGACCTGCTGCGGGAGCAACGACGCCGCGTGGTCATAGTGCACGGCGATGTATGACCAATAGTAGTTTCCCAGCGCGTTCCAGGCCTTGAGCAGGGACTCGCTGTGCGCGCCCTTCATGATGGTCAAATGGAAGGCCATGTCGTGCTTGCGCATGTTTTTGGTGTCGTTTTTTTCGACGCAGAGGGCCATGTTCTCGACGCAGCTCTTGAGAAACGCCAGGTCCAGGAATCGGGATTGATGCTTGACGATGCTCCAGCGCACCGCCAATGCCTCGATTTCCGTGCGCACCTCGTAATAATCGGTCAACTGTTCCTTGCTTAATGTCCGGATGCGGGTGCCCTTGTAGGGCTCGGTTTCCAAGACTCCCTGGGCAATGAGGTCGCGGATGGCTTCGCGTACCGCGCCCTGGCTGATGGAGAGTTCCCGGGCGAGCTTGGATTCGACGATCTTGTCTCCCGGAGCCAGATCGCCCTTGAGGATGGTCTCCATGAGATATTCGGCGACGTCGTCCCGCAGGACGCGCCGTTTCAGCAGGCCTTTATGCTCCATGATGATGTTCCCAGCGCGATGGAAGTTGATAAAAAATAGACTGGCCTCTTTTACTGGCGGTCAAAACGACCCGCCGCGCCCAGAAAGGCCTCGATGGCGTGCGTCACTTCTTCGTCGGGGCTGTGCAACGTGGCGATGGCAACATATTCGCCATGACGGTAATCCGTGCGCGCGATATGGCAGGGCAGAAGCAGCGGCAGTGGTTTGGTGGGCAAGCTGAACAAGGCGTGGAATTCGTTTCCGAGCATGGCCTCGTCCAGCGCTTCGGTCAAAACGATCTGCATGGCGGTGATGGAAATACTGACGATGACTCCCGTGCCATAAGTTCGGCCCGTGGGGGTCTGGGTGGAGACGACCACGGGAATGGAGCATTTTTTACGCGGCCCCTGACGTTTTTCGTCGGGAATGGGGAGGGACGTTTCACAGTTCAGAACATGCTCGGCGAGAAGTCCCTCGATCAGGGACGAAACGGTTTTGTTTTCGGTCCGGCAGATGGCCTTGAGCTTGGCGAAAGTGGCCTCGTCGGTTCGAAAGGAAATTTTGGTGTTTTTTCTGGCGGCGTGATGTGTGTTCTGTTCCATGAGGTGCACCGTTCGAAGGAGTGGGTGGATAAAGGCGAGGACAGGTTGCTGGCGTCCAAATTGATCGACAATCTTTTTTTCCACAATTCACGAGCTCTTTCAACGATCATTTTTGGTGAAGATCGGAAGTGCTGCGTTCCTAGTTTTCTGGGTGCATACAACAAAAAAGGGATCCACCACAAGGGGATCCCGGTTTTTTCTGGTGCGCCCGGCAAGATTCGAACTTGCGACCGACTGATTCGAAGTCAGGCACTCTATCCAACTGAGCTACGGGCGCGGCGCGGAATGACGCTCTATTGCCGCTTACACGCGAAGTCAAGCAGGGGAAAAAGTACCGTCGGAAGGTGATTGGACGCGGCCCGTGACCGTTTCGAGAAAACACGCCCGTCGATATGCACGGTCCTTTACCGCTGCCCGGGTCTTGTCTATATGAAGAGAGACACAAAAATCCCTGCCCGAACCATGTCGAGGTCCGCATGAACACATCAGATCTGGTGGAACGATTGAGAAGTGAAATGGGCTATTCCGAAGCCGAAGCCGAGCGCATCGTGGCCGCCCTGGTGGACAGCATCACCGAATCCCTGAGTAGTGGCGACAAAATTTCGTTACCAGGGGTCGGGACCATGGCCGTTGTGGATCGGGCTCCGCGCAAGGGCCGTCATCCACGCAGTGGCGAAGAACTCGATATCCCCGCGGCGCGTGGCGTCAGGTTTTCACCGGCGGCCAAACTCAAGACCGCGGTCATGAGCCTGGATTTCATCACCCGGGATCTTGAATAGCCCCAAAAATTCATGGAGATGAATTGTCGCGCGAAACGTCGAGTCGGCGTTGGCCAGCTTCGCGGTAGGGGAGGGGGCGCGCCGTTTTGGCCTGGACTTCCACGTGATCCTGGGCCATTTCCGGGCTCGTCGTTATTTTTTCCGGAGGATACATGCGTATCGCGTCATCCATGACCGAATTGATTGGCAATACCCCCATGGTGCGCCTCAATCGTTCAACGCCGGGCTGTGTGGCCGACATTGTGCTTAAGCTCGAATTTTTCAACCCACTGGCATCCGTCAAGGACCGCATTGCCTTGAACATGATCGACGAGGCGGAGCGCGCTGGCCTCTTGAGTCGCGGAACGGTGGTTGTGGAACCAACCAGCGGCAACACCGGCGTGGGCTTGGCCTTTGTCTGCGCCGTGCGCGGCTATCATCTTATTTTGACCATGCCCGAATCCATGAGCGTGGAACGGCGCATGCTCCTGGCCGCCCTGGGCGCGGAACTGGTGTTGACTCCGGCGGCCATGGGAATGGCTGGTGCCGTGGCCGAGGCGGAACGAATCCTGGCCTCCCTGGACAACGGCTTCATGCCCGGACAATTCGTCAACCCCGCCAACCCGGCCATGCATGAACGAACCACGGCCGAAGAGATCTGGCGGGACACCGATGGCCAGGTCGATGTCTTTGTCGCGGGCGTGGGCACCGGAGGGACGATTACCGGCGTTGGTCGCGCCCTCAAGCGGCGCAAACCAGGCCTTGTGACCGTGGCCGTTGAACCCTCGGCCTCGCCGCTTCTTGGCGGTGGCACGGCTGGGCCGCATAAAATCCAAGGGATTGGAGCTAATTTTATTCCCACCGTGTTGGATCGCAAGGTTCTGGACCGGATCATCCCGGTCACCAACGAAGACGCCATGAACACGGCCCGCGCCCTGGCCCGGGAGGAGGGGATATTGTGCGGCATTTCCTCGGGAGCCAATGTCTGGGCCGCACGGCAGCTTGCCTGCGAGCCTGAAATGGCGGGCAAGCTCATCGTGACCCAGATTTGCGACACGGGCGAGCGATACCTGTCCACCGAACTTTTTGCCTCGCGGGAGTGAGCATGGGCAAATATCTCAAGGCCGACACTGTCATCACCGAGGTCGTGGAAAGCCTCTGCGCCCCGGAGTCCTACATGGGCGTGTATCACCAGCCGTCCTTTGGATCCCCCATGCCGTCGGTGGAAATGCTGACCGAGGTCGTGGAGCGCTTGCGATCCATTCTTTTCCCTGGATTTTTCAAGGAAACATACATCACGCCGCAAAACATGGCCTATTTTGTGGGTTCCAAACTGGAAAAAGTTCGTCGGGAGCTCACCCAACAGGTGGAGCGGGGGTTTTGCTTCGCCTGCGAAAAGGATCCACGGTCCTGCTCCGTGGAATGCACGGAGCGGGCCGAGCGCCTGGCCAACGAATTTTTGCGGACCTTGCCACGGGTGCGGCATCTGCTGGCCACGGATGTTCAGGCCGCTTTTGCCGGCGATCCGGCGGCCAAAAATCCGGGGGAAACCATTTTTTGCTATCCATCCATCCTGGCCGGGACGAATTATCGCCTCGCCCATGAGCTGCACGCCTTGGGCGTGCCTCTCATCCCGCGCATCATCACCGAAATGGCCCATTCGGCCACGGGCATCGACATCCATCCCGGGGCGACCATTGGCGAGTCCTTTTTTATCGACCACGGCACGGGCACGGTCATTGGCGAAACCTGCGTCATTGGCAAGAATGTCCGTCTTTACCAGGGCGTGACCCTGGGCGCGAAAAGTTTCCCCAAGGAAGATGACGGGCGGCTGGTCAAGGGTATCGCGCGACATCCCATTGTCGAGGACAACGTCACCATCTATTCCGGGGCGACCATCCTCGGCCGGATCACCATTGGCGCGGGAGCGGTCATTGGAGGTAACGTCTGGGTGGTGGACGACGTTCCTCCCGGCACCAAGATCTATCGCAATCTTTAGGCCGCGTGGTTTCCGGTCTTGTCAACGGTCATGTCCCCGTTTATGCCGGGTCTGCGCGTGTAGGCCCTTTTTCTTCAATTATCCCAAGGAGTCCCCATGCTCTGGATTCATCCCCTGCTTCAGCTTGTCGCGACTGGTATTGCTTTTTACGCCCTGCACTTGGGCTGGGTCCGGTTTCGGGCCAATCATTTTGGAATGTCCGGGAAATTTTTGTGGAAGGAGCATGTCAAGTTTGGCAAGACCGCGCACATTCTCTGGATGGCCGGCCTGGTCCTTGGACAGTACGCGGTCAGCACGCAGTGGGAACGCAACGGCATCACGGGCAACCATTATTGGCTTGGACAGTTGATGATGCCCTGCATCGCCGCCGGTTACATCACTGGCGTGATCATGGATCGCACCAAGATGCCGCGTAAATACATGCCGTTGGTCCATGGGGTGTTCAACACCCTGGCCGTGCTTTTGGCGGTGGCCCTGATGGTCACGGGTTCGGTCATTGTCCGGGATTCCTTGCTTTGATCCGATTTGTAAATCACGGCATGTATCCGTTTTTGAGCAAAGCCCTGGACATCCCTGGGAGCGCGGCCATCCTGGCCGCTTTCATGCGGGCGAGACGCCCGCGTTCCCAGGCGTGATATTCGTCTTGAAATAGAAGTGCCATCAGTGGTCGCCGGGGTTCAAATATCCCAAAAAAAAGCCCGTCTTGAGACGGGCTTTTCCTTGAGTACGAACAGGGTTGCTTAGTAACGAGGACGGCGTTCGCGGGGCTGTGCTTCGTTGACCTTCAGGGGGCGACCCTGAAATTCGTTGCCGTTCAGGGCGTCGATGGCCTGTTGGGCACCGGCGTCATCCATTTCCACGAAACCGAACCCGCGTGAACGGCCGGTGGCGCGGTCCTCGATGACCTGGGCGGAAGTCACTTCGCCATACTGGGAGAAAAGGGAACGCAGATCGGCATCGGTTGTCGACCAGGACAAATTTCCAACATAGATGTTCTTGGACAAGACACTCACTCCAAAGAAGAAGGTAAAGAAAAAAACGCGGCTTTTCAAAAGACAGGTCCGCGCCGGAGACCCGGCCGTCTCCCATGAAACGATCGGTCGCCGTGAAGATTCAAGTTTTAGGCGGGGTCTTATGATCTGTCAACGGGTATGACGGCGGCTCATTGGGTGGGCGCGGCCTGGCTCTCGGGCTTGTCTTTGGCCTGGCTGTCGGCGATTTTCTGGACCGTGGTCCCGGCCAGGATGAAGCCCAGGCCGACCACGGTTGACGGTAAAATGGCCTCGCCAAGCAGAAAATGAATGAAGAACAGTGACAAAAATGGGGCCAGATAAATGAGGGCGCTGACCTGGGCCGTGGTGCGGGAGAGTTTGAGAGCACTCATCCACAGCACGAAGGTCACGCCCATCTCGAACACGCCGATATACATCGCCCCAAGCATCCCCGGCCAGTTGGGCTTGAACGTCGCCCCATGAACAACACTCCAGATTCCACTATAAAGTGTTCCCCAGCAAAAATTGACGAAAAGTCGTAAAACCGGGTCCATGCTGTCCTTGACGCCAAGAATCCAGAACAACGCCCAGATGACCGTGCTGCCCATGGCCAGGGAAAAACCAAGTGGGCTGTCGATGCGGAGTTCGGTCAGTTCGCCCTGGGTGCAGATGATCAAGGCGCCGCAGTAACTGAGGCCAATGGCCAGATATCGCAAGCCATGGATGCGTTGTTTGAGCATCGGCACGGACAGGATGGTCATGGTAATGGCCCAGGTGTAGTTGATGACCTGGGCTTCCTGGGCGCGCAGCAGATTGTAGGCCCGCAGCAGGACCAGATAATAGAGAA
This window of the Deltaproteobacteria bacterium genome carries:
- a CDS encoding ACP S-malonyltransferase, which encodes MQGISIVFPGQGSQEPGMGRDVAEQWSEAMDLWKKAEALSGLPLREIYWDSDETAMAVTRNLQPALAVVNIALWRFVASKIEPAAVAGHSLGEYAALCAVSVLSVDQMLELVCLRGKLMDEATNQDGRMAAILKLDQAKVEGLVAAAAVQTGREIRIANYNTPAQFVISGHAQAVDVVCASAEPLKGRAMVLPVSNAFHSPYMAEAGAELARYMDKLDWRDPKIPIYLNVTAHTETTGAAIKDIMKRQMTSSVLWTQTIENQYASGLRTFAELGPKGALSRMVGQILKDKDGVKSVSISTLEHAAQVEELLS
- a CDS encoding 16S rRNA (guanine(527)-N(7))-methyltransferase RsmG; translated protein: MNHIPIESEVNDLARALGRALRDEECHLLTMYLGLLVKWNARMNLVGPSTWADVLTTLIQDSWHLADLLADLEPPRETLDLGAGAGLPGIPLRVFWREGEYFLVEPRQKRAIFMEQAVVSMGLPRTRVLCARMENLPPARRAADLIVSRAFKPWRALLTEVSGYLAPGGRVLIMSNDARPDGTVDGYALETTREYAVAGKKRYLWLLSLVREDF
- a CDS encoding GntR family transcriptional regulator; protein product: MEHKGLLKRRVLRDDVAEYLMETILKGDLAPGDKIVESKLARELSISQGAVREAIRDLIAQGVLETEPYKGTRIRTLSKEQLTDYYEVRTEIEALAVRWSIVKHQSRFLDLAFLKSCVENMALCVEKNDTKNMRKHDMAFHLTIMKGAHSESLLKAWNALGNYYWSYIAVHYDHAASLLPQQVEKHRTMYEAIAAADVTAYTQCVRGHYFDVDSLLPGPRSGLK
- a CDS encoding HU family DNA-binding protein — encoded protein: MNTSDLVERLRSEMGYSEAEAERIVAALVDSITESLSSGDKISLPGVGTMAVVDRAPRKGRHPRSGEELDIPAARGVRFSPAAKLKTAVMSLDFITRDLE
- the cysK gene encoding cysteine synthase A: MRIASSMTELIGNTPMVRLNRSTPGCVADIVLKLEFFNPLASVKDRIALNMIDEAERAGLLSRGTVVVEPTSGNTGVGLAFVCAVRGYHLILTMPESMSVERRMLLAALGAELVLTPAAMGMAGAVAEAERILASLDNGFMPGQFVNPANPAMHERTTAEEIWRDTDGQVDVFVAGVGTGGTITGVGRALKRRKPGLVTVAVEPSASPLLGGGTAGPHKIQGIGANFIPTVLDRKVLDRIIPVTNEDAMNTARALAREEGILCGISSGANVWAARQLACEPEMAGKLIVTQICDTGERYLSTELFASRE
- a CDS encoding serine acetyltransferase, whose protein sequence is MGKYLKADTVITEVVESLCAPESYMGVYHQPSFGSPMPSVEMLTEVVERLRSILFPGFFKETYITPQNMAYFVGSKLEKVRRELTQQVERGFCFACEKDPRSCSVECTERAERLANEFLRTLPRVRHLLATDVQAAFAGDPAAKNPGETIFCYPSILAGTNYRLAHELHALGVPLIPRIITEMAHSATGIDIHPGATIGESFFIDHGTGTVIGETCVIGKNVRLYQGVTLGAKSFPKEDDGRLVKGIARHPIVEDNVTIYSGATILGRITIGAGAVIGGNVWVVDDVPPGTKIYRNL
- a CDS encoding DUF4079 domain-containing protein produces the protein MLWIHPLLQLVATGIAFYALHLGWVRFRANHFGMSGKFLWKEHVKFGKTAHILWMAGLVLGQYAVSTQWERNGITGNHYWLGQLMMPCIAAGYITGVIMDRTKMPRKYMPLVHGVFNTLAVLLAVALMVTGSVIVRDSLL
- a CDS encoding RNA-binding protein, whose amino-acid sequence is MSKNIYVGNLSWSTTDADLRSLFSQYGEVTSAQVIEDRATGRSRGFGFVEMDDAGAQQAIDALNGNEFQGRPLKVNEAQPRERRPRY
- a CDS encoding DMT family transporter, which gives rise to MNNQKKAYFHALLAVCLWSTVATVFKLSLRHQSPEALVFVASLTSSLVLAGILAAQGRLREIATLTWTSIRPSLLLGALNPFLYYLVLLRAYNLLRAQEAQVINYTWAITMTILSVPMLKQRIHGLRYLAIGLSYCGALIICTQGELTELRIDSPLGFSLAMGSTVIWALFWILGVKDSMDPVLRLFVNFCWGTLYSGIWSVVHGATFKPNWPGMLGAMYIGVFEMGVTFVLWMSALKLSRTTAQVSALIYLAPFLSLFFIHFLLGEAILPSTVVGLGFILAGTTVQKIADSQAKDKPESQAAPTQ